The Eublepharis macularius isolate TG4126 chromosome 3, MPM_Emac_v1.0, whole genome shotgun sequence genome has a window encoding:
- the SMPX gene encoding small muscular protein, with amino-acid sequence MSKQPASNVRSIQANINIPMGALLPGAGQPPKRKEFTEPDESLPATSEEEKKKNLPGAKKLPGPAVNLSEIQNIKSELKFVPRAEQ; translated from the exons ATGTCAAAACAGCCAGCTTCAAATGTCAGATCTATCCAG GCTAATATCAACATCCCAATGGGAGCACTTTTACCTGGGGCAGGTCAACCacctaaaagaaaagaatttaCTGAACCTGATGAG TCTCTTCCAGCTACatcagaagaagaaaagaaaaagaatttgccAGGTGCCAAGAAGCTACCAGGCCCTGCTGTTAACCTGTCAGAGATACAGAATATAAAGAGTGAGCTGAAATTCGTCCCCAGAGCTGAACAGTAA